The genomic segment AGCTGGATAACCGCCAGCGCCACGACGGCATCCCGATACCGCTCATGGCCGAACAGAGCGCGGCTGACCGGATCGGCGGCAAAAACAAACACCGCCGCCAGCAGCAGCGAGGAAGCAAGGACCATCGCCGAGCCGGTGCCCAGCGCCGCGCGCAGCCGATCCGGTTGATGCTGATGCTGCGCTACCAGTTTGGTCATTCCGTTGAAGATGCCAGCGCCGGACAGGACGCCCAGCACCGTGACCAATTGGCGAAAATTCCCCGCCTGCCCCACGCCGTCGGGACCGAACGCCACCGCCAGCACCTTCACCACCAGCAGACCGGAGCCGATTTTGATAAGCGTGGATAGCGCGGTCCAGACGGATGCGTTCGCCAGCGACATATCAGTTGAAGTAGCCGTATATCGCGTCAATGACGCGCTGCTGATCGTCGTCGCTCAGATTGTAAAACAGCGGCAAACGCACCAGGCGCTGACTTTCGCGCTGAGTATGGCGATCGCTGCCGTGGAACCGACCAAAGCGGCGCCCCGCCGGGCTATCGTGCAGCGGAATGTAATGAAAGACGGACAAGATATCCGCCGCTTTCAAATGGCGGATGAAACCGTCGCGATCGTCGATATCCCGCAACTTGACATAGAACATGTGGGCATTGTGCAAACAGGTGGCCGGCACCGTCGGCAGCGTCAAACCGTCCAACGACGCCAGCGCAGACGCGTAACAATGCCACAGCGCCAGGCGCCGTTGATTGATGATGTCCGCCGCCTCCAGCTGTGCCCATAGATAGGCGGCCTGAATATCCGCCATGAGATAGCTGGAACCAATATCGCGCCAGGTATACTTATCCACCTGTCCACGGAAAAATTGGCTGCGGTTGGTGCCCTTTTCGCGGACGATTTCCGCCCGCTCAACGAGGGCCGCATCGTTAATGAGCGTCGCGCCGCCCTCACCGCCGGCGGTATAGTTTTTGGTTTCGTGGAAACTAAAGCAGCCGATATGGCCGAGAGTGCCGAGGGCGCGCCCTTTATACGTCGCCATGACCCCCTGCGCGGCGTCTTCCACCACCCACAAGCGGTGCCGCTCGGCGATCGCCATGATGGTATCCATTTCACAGGCCACGCCGGCATAATGAACCGGCACGATAGCGCGGGTTTTGGGCGTGATCGCCACTTCTATCAGCGCCTCATCCATGTTCATCGTGTCCTGGCGGATATCGACGAAGACAATCGTCGCGCCGCGCAGCACAAAGGCGTTGGCGGTGGACACGAAGGTATAGCTCGGCATAATTACTTCATCGCCGGGGCGGATATCCAGCAGAATAGCCGCCATCTCCAGCGAGGCGGTGCAGGAAGGCGTCAGCAACACCTTCGCGCTGCCGAAACGCTGCTGGAGCCAGTGTTGGCAGCGCTGGGTAAACCCGCCGTCGCCGCACAGCTTGCCGCTGCCCATCGCGGTCTGCATAAAGCCCAATTCGGTGCCGACCACCGGTGGCGCGTTAAATGGAATCATGAGGTTCTCGGTATAACCAATGCGCGGCATGCACTACCCGTGCGCCGCTCGCCAAATAAAGCCGCAGCGCCGGCAGGTTGGCGGTTTGCGTCGCCACCCACAATTGTCGGAAGCCGCGGCTGCGGCACCAGCCCAGCGCCGCGCGGCACAGCAATTTGCCCGTGCCGCGACCGCGGGCGGCGGGAGACACCGCCAGCAGGCCGATACGCGCCGCGTGCCCCCCGATATCCCGGAGCGTTACCAGCCCCGAAATATCGTCGGGCTCCTGCGCCACCAGGCAGAGGTGATCAAAACTGCCCCGTACGGCGTTTTCCACCCACTGCGCGTAAAAGCGCTGGCGCTCTTCGTCGCTGAACCACGGCGCCCGAAAGCGGCTTTGCACCAACGTCTGCGCCGCCAGCACGCGCAGCGCGGAAATATCCGCCTCCCCCGCCAGCCGCATTTCCGCCGCCGGCAGCGCCGCAGCACCCGCGACCGGCGCGCCGCCGGCGCAGGCCGGCAGGGTATAACAGCAGTCCATTTCGCCTTCCACCGGCCGAAAACCGATGGCGCTAAGCGCATCCATTTGTGCCGTGGCCTGCGCCGCCACTTTCGCCTGCACCAGCGCAAATCCCGTCAGCGCCGACGGGGTCAAACGCGGCGCGGCGTCGTCAAACACGACGCGGCCCAGGCGGCGGCCGAAAAACTCGCTCTCCCAGGCCAGGAGGTCAATACTGGCGCGGGCGGACATGGAGCAGATCCATCAAGTATTGGCCATAGCCGGTTTTCGCCAGCGCCTGCGCCGCTCGCCGCGCACCGTCATCATCGAGCCAGCCGTTGCGCCAGCCGATTTCTTCCAGGCAGGCGATTTTAAACCCCTGGCGCTTCTCGACCGTCTGCACAAAGGTACTGGCCTCTATCAGGCTGTCATGGGTGCCGGTATCCAACCATGCGAAACCGCGCCCCAGCAGCTCGACGTGCAGCCCGCCCTGCTCCAGATACATCTGGTTTATCGAGGTAATCTCCAGCTCTCCGCGCGCCGAAGGCGTAACCCGTCTCGCGAACTCTACCACCTGGCGATCATAGAAATAGAGACCGGTTACCGCCCAGCGGGAGCGGGGATGGGCCGGTTTTTCCTCCAGCGCGACGGCGCGGAAATCGTCATCGAACGCCACCACGCCGAACCGCTCGGGATCCATCACCTGATAGGCGAACAGCGTCGCGCCCTGCTCGCGCGCGGCCACCTGCCGCAGTTTGGGGCTAAAGCCCTGACCAAAATAGATATTGTCGCCAAGCACCAGACAGCAGCGGTCGTCGCCGATAAAGCTTTCGCCAATCAGAAACGCCTGCGCTATCCCCTCGGAACTGGGCTGGGCGGCATAGGTCAGACGAATACCGAACGCCTCGCCCGCGCCGAGCAGCCGCTTGAATAACGGCATTTCTTCCGGGGTGGTGATAATCAGGATGTCGCGGATCCCCGCCAGCATCAGCACCGACAGCGGATAATAGATCATCGGTTTGTCGTACACGGGCAACAGTTGTTTGGAAATCCCGCGGGTGATCGGATAGAGGCGGCTGCCGCTGCCGCCCGCCAGAACGATACCTTTCATCTGTCCTCCTCGCCTTACTGGCCCGGCCCGAGGCCGAGACGCTCGCCGCGATAGCTACCGTCCAGCACCCGCTGCCACCATTCATGATGGGTTAAATACCACTGCACGGTCTTGGCCATCCCGCTGTCGAAGGTTTCCTGCGGCCGCCAACCCAATTCGCGCGCAATTTTACCGGCGTCAATCGCATAACGCCGGTCGTGCCCCGGCCGGTCTTCGACCTGCGTGATGAGCTGCCTGAACGCGACGACGCCGGGGGGATGAGGCGCGCCGGCCTGCTCCAACAGCCCGCACAGCGCTTCTACTACGTCGATGTTGCGCCGCTCGTTATGGCCGCCGATGACATAAGTCTCACCGGGGCGGCCGCGGGTCACCACCTGATAGAGGGCGCGGGCATGATCCTCCACATACAGCCAGTCGCGGATCTGACCGCCGTCGCCGTACACCGGCAGCGGTTTACCCGCCAAGGCGTTGATAATCATCAACGGGATCAGCTTTTCCGGGAAGTGATAGGGGCCATAATTATTGGAACAATTCGTCACCAGCACCGGCAGGCCGTAGGTGCGCATCCAGGCGCGCGCCAGGTGGTCGCTGGCGGCTTTCGAGGCGGAGTAGGGACTACTGGGCGCATAAGGCGAGCTTTCGTTAAACTGGCTACCGTCATTGGGCAGATCGCCGTACACTTCATCGGTGGAGACATGGTGAAAGCGAAAGGCGGCGCGCGCGGCCGTAGGCAAGGTCTGCCAATACCCGCGGGCCGCTTCCAGCAGAATCGAGGTCCCGGTGATGTTGGTATCGATAAACGCCGCCGGGCCGTCAATGGAGCGATCGACATGGCTCTCCGCCGCCAGATGCATGATGGCATCCGGCTGGAACTCCGCGAGCAGCTGCGCCATTGTCGGGCCGTCACCGATATCGGCGCGGGCAAAACGATAATGGGGATGGTCGGCGACGGGCGCCAGCGAGTCCAAATTGCCGGCATAGGTCAGTTTATCCACCACTAACACCCGATCCGCGGTGGCGCCGAGAATATAGCGTACCAGCGCCGAGCCGATAAACCCCGCACCGCCGGTAATCAGCAGGCATCTCATCGCCAGACTCCGCGCGTATCCACCACCCAGCGCTGACGGATGGCGGAAGGCGCGAGGGCGCGGAATTGGCGATGATCCACCAGCATAACCAGAACATCGGCCGTCGCCAGCGCCTGGTCCCTGTCCGCCAGAGTGACCAATCCGTCCAACGAGGCCGGCAGCGCGTCGACATTCGGCTCCACCGCCAACGTCTGGCCGCGATGCCAACGGGCGATGAGCTCGGTCACATGCAGCGCCGGGCTTTCACGCAGGTCGTCGATATCCGGTTTAAACGCCAGCCCGAAGCAAGCGATGGTCACATCGCTACTGCCGCGCCCGCTGTCGTTAAGGCAGTCCGCCACCGCCGCCTTCACTTTTTCCACCACCCAATCGGGTTTGTCGTCATTCACCTGGCGCGCGGTGCGGATAAGCCGCGCCGGCGCCGGATTCTGGGCCACGATAAACCACGGATCCACCGCGATGCAATGGCCACCGACGCCCGGTCCCGGCTGCAAAATATTGACCCGCGGATGGCGATTGGCCAGCGCTATCAGCTCCCAGACGTTGATTTGCTGTTCCGCGCAGATGACCGACAGCTCATTGGCGAAGGCAATGTTCACATCGCGGAAGCTATTCTCGGTCAGCTTACACATTTCGGCGGTGCGGGCATTGGTCACCACGCACTCTCCTTCCAGGAAGATGCGATACAGCTCGGCGGCGCGCGCCGAGCAGCGCGGCGTCATGCCGCCGATCACCCGGTCATTTTTAATCAGCTCCACCATGATCTTGCCGGGCAGCACCCGCTCCGGGCAATAGGCGATATTGATATCCGCCGCCTCTCCCGCCTGGTGCGGGAAGGTCAGATCGGGACGCGCGGCCGCCAGCCAGCCGGCCATCTGTTCAGTTGTTCCCACCGGCGACGTGGACTCAAGGATTACCAGACATCCCGGCTCTAAAACCGGCACCAGCGATAACGCCGCCGCCTTGACATAGCTCAGATCCGGTTCATGGTCATCCTGAAAGGGTGTCGGTACGGCGATGAGGAACGCGTCCGCCGGCTGCGGCTGGCTCACCGCCCGCAGCAGACCCTGGCGCACGGCATCGGTCACAACCCGGTCCAAATCCGGTTCAATGATGTGTATTGCGCCGCGGTTAATGGTGTCTACCGCATACTGGTTTGTGTCTACGCCTATCACCCGTTTGCGGCGCGAGGCAAACGCCGCGGCGGTGGGCAGACCGATATACCCCAGTCCAATAACGGAAATTGTGTCAAAATTCATGGATTCACCTGCTATCTTTTTTTAATACCGTGATAATCCGCTCACAGGCATGGCCATCGCCGTAGGGGTTATGCGCCCGGCTCATCCGTTGATACGCCTGGGCATCATTGAGCAACTGCGATACCGCCTGGTGAATCGCCTGCTCATCCGTCCCTACCAGCCGCACGGTGCCGGCCGCCACCGCCTCCGGCCGCTCGGTGGTATCGCGCATCACCAGCACCGCTTTCCCCAACGAGGGAGCTTCTTCCTGGATCCCGCCGGAATCTGTCAGAATAATCGTGGCTCGATTCATTAAATAAACGAACGGCAAATAGTCCTGTGGATCAATGAGTTTTATATTGGCGATACCGCTCAGCATACGGTTTACCGGTTCGCTAACGTTAGGATTAAGATGCACTGGATAGACCACCTGCACGTCGGGGTGATCAAGCGCAATACGCGCCAGCGCGGCGCAAATGCGCTTGAAACCGTCGCCAAAGCTCTCGCGGCGATGGCCGGTGACCAATATCATCTTCTGCACACCGTCGAGAAACGCGTAACGCTCATCCAAGCTGGCGCGCAGCCCGGCATTACTCATTACCCGGTCCCACACCCAAAATAGCGCGTCAATCACCGTATTGCCGGTCACCGCGATGCGCGCCGCCGGCAGCCCTTCCGCCAGCAAATTGGCGCGGGCATTGTCGGTGGGTGCGAAATGCCAGCGGGCCAGGTGGCCGGTCAATTTACGATTCGCCTCCTCCGGCCAGGGAGAGGACAGATCGCCGGTGCGCAGGCCCGCTTCCACATGGCCCACGGGGATATGTTGATAAAACGCCGCCAGACTGGCGGCCAGGGTGGTGGTGGTATCGCCATGCACCAGCACCACGTCTGGACGGAAGTCGTCTAGGACGGGCTGCATGCCGGTCAATATGCGGCTGGTTATCTCGCCAAGGCCCTGCGCCGGGCGCATGATATCCAAATCGTAATCGGGCACGATCGCAAACAGGCGCAACACCTGATCCAGCATCTCGCGATGTTGGGCCGTCACGCAGACGCGGGTCTCGAAGGCCGGATCAGCGGCCAGGGCCAGAACCAGCGGCGCCATTTTGATGGCTTCCGGCCGTGTGCCAAAGACGACTAACACTTTCACAACAGTTCCCTTTATTCTGAGCAAAGCCGGCAACGGCTTGGAATACATTCGGCCGCGCGGCTAACGGCAGCGGACTATTCCGACAGTTTAATGCCTGTCAGCGGCATTAACGACGGCGCGCCAGCGCGACGCCCGCGCCCAGCAGCATACCTACGGCTCCCCACAGCACAAGCAGGAACAGGCGGCGTGGCTTATCGCGTTTTACCGGCTCTTCAGGGGTCCTCAAATAACGGTAGGTCTTAAAGCTCTTGTTTAAAACCGGCCCTACATTGAGGGTAGTCAACATCGCGCGGTTTTGGTCGTAATCGGTATCATAGGCCGGTCCGGCCGCCTGCAGAGCGTCCAAACGTGCCTGCAGGAGCGGGTGGCCCAACAGGAACATTTCGGATTGCGGCAAATTCTCGGCGGCGACGTCGGTTCGGCTGCGGTCGATACCCTGCGTGAGCGCCAGTTTCAACGCCTGATTAAGCTGTTGCTGCTCGCGCTGATATACCGCCGCGGCCACCGCCTCCTGCCGCTTCACCTGCGCTTTGAGCGAGACGGTGCGCGCGGCCCAGGCGGCCATAACATCCTCATTGAGATGGTTGGCCGCGCGCTGGTTGGCGAAATCCACATAGCGACGCAGCAGCTGATTGGCGTCCGGCGCGGTTTCCGCCACCAGCCGCGCGCTGTCGGGCAGTTTTTTCACCTCGTCGCGCGGCAGGAACTGAATGGCGTTAATCAACTCATCCAGCAGCACCGCGTCGGCGTGGGCGTCGCCCTTTTTGCGCGTTTGATAATAGGGGCTGGCGAGCCAGAAATCCCAGCGGGTGTCGTAGGATGCGAGTTGGCGCAAGAATTCCTGATACGCTTCATCGGCAATCGAGGGGGTGTCAGAGGTCGGCAGCGCGGTATTTTTCACATCCAAATTGCGCAAAAACTGCTGCTGGGAGAAGTAGCCGCCCTGTACATTCATCGTCGGTTTGTCGGTAATGGCGATGGCGGTCCACTCCTGGCGCGCCACGAAGGAGTATATAAGCGCGCCCAGCGCAAACGCGAGCGCATAGGCGATGACGGTAACCTTGCCGCGCCACAGGACGCATAGCAGACCGCGCAAGTCCAGTTCATTGTCGATAGCCTGTCCCCGGCCGGCGGAGGAGGGTGAGCTAGCAGGTGTCATTTTCGTCCCGAATTTCCGTTTAA from the Candidatus Sodalis pierantonius str. SOPE genome contains:
- the rffA gene encoding dTDP-4-amino-4,6-dideoxygalactose transaminase, producing the protein MIPFNAPPVVGTELGFMQTAMGSGKLCGDGGFTQRCQHWLQQRFGSAKVLLTPSCTASLEMAAILLDIRPGDEVIMPSYTFVSTANAFVLRGATIVFVDIRQDTMNMDEALIEVAITPKTRAIVPVHYAGVACEMDTIMAIAERHRLWVVEDAAQGVMATYKGRALGTLGHIGCFSFHETKNYTAGGEGGATLINDAALVERAEIVREKGTNRSQFFRGQVDKYTWRDIGSSYLMADIQAAYLWAQLEAADIINQRRLALWHCYASALASLDGLTLPTVPATCLHNAHMFYVKLRDIDDRDGFIRHLKAADILSVFHYIPLHDSPAGRRFGRFHGSDRHTQRESQRLVRLPLFYNLSDDDQQRVIDAIYGYFN
- the rffC gene encoding dTDP-4-amino-4,6-dideoxy-D-galactose acyltransferase, producing MSARASIDLLAWESEFFGRRLGRVVFDDAAPRLTPSALTGFALVQAKVAAQATAQMDALSAIGFRPVEGEMDCCYTLPACAGGAPVAGAAALPAAEMRLAGEADISALRVLAAQTLVQSRFRAPWFSDEERQRFYAQWVENAVRGSFDHLCLVAQEPDDISGLVTLRDIGGHAARIGLLAVSPAARGRGTGKLLCRAALGWCRSRGFRQLWVATQTANLPALRLYLASGARVVHAAHWLYREPHDSI
- the rfbA gene encoding glucose-1-phosphate thymidylyltransferase RfbA, yielding MKGIVLAGGSGSRLYPITRGISKQLLPVYDKPMIYYPLSVLMLAGIRDILIITTPEEMPLFKRLLGAGEAFGIRLTYAAQPSSEGIAQAFLIGESFIGDDRCCLVLGDNIYFGQGFSPKLRQVAAREQGATLFAYQVMDPERFGVVAFDDDFRAVALEEKPAHPRSRWAVTGLYFYDRQVVEFARRVTPSARGELEITSINQMYLEQGGLHVELLGRGFAWLDTGTHDSLIEASTFVQTVEKRQGFKIACLEEIGWRNGWLDDDGARRAAQALAKTGYGQYLMDLLHVRPRQY
- the rfbB gene encoding dTDP-glucose 4,6-dehydratase: MRCLLITGGAGFIGSALVRYILGATADRVLVVDKLTYAGNLDSLAPVADHPHYRFARADIGDGPTMAQLLAEFQPDAIMHLAAESHVDRSIDGPAAFIDTNITGTSILLEAARGYWQTLPTAARAAFRFHHVSTDEVYGDLPNDGSQFNESSPYAPSSPYSASKAASDHLARAWMRTYGLPVLVTNCSNNYGPYHFPEKLIPLMIINALAGKPLPVYGDGGQIRDWLYVEDHARALYQVVTRGRPGETYVIGGHNERRNIDVVEALCGLLEQAGAPHPPGVVAFRQLITQVEDRPGHDRRYAIDAGKIARELGWRPQETFDSGMAKTVQWYLTHHEWWQRVLDGSYRGERLGLGPGQ
- the wecC gene encoding UDP-N-acetyl-D-mannosamine dehydrogenase — protein: MNFDTISVIGLGYIGLPTAAAFASRRKRVIGVDTNQYAVDTINRGAIHIIEPDLDRVVTDAVRQGLLRAVSQPQPADAFLIAVPTPFQDDHEPDLSYVKAAALSLVPVLEPGCLVILESTSPVGTTEQMAGWLAAARPDLTFPHQAGEAADINIAYCPERVLPGKIMVELIKNDRVIGGMTPRCSARAAELYRIFLEGECVVTNARTAEMCKLTENSFRDVNIAFANELSVICAEQQINVWELIALANRHPRVNILQPGPGVGGHCIAVDPWFIVAQNPAPARLIRTARQVNDDKPDWVVEKVKAAVADCLNDSGRGSSDVTIACFGLAFKPDIDDLRESPALHVTELIARWHRGQTLAVEPNVDALPASLDGLVTLADRDQALATADVLVMLVDHRQFRALAPSAIRQRWVVDTRGVWR
- the wecB gene encoding non-hydrolyzing UDP-N-acetylglucosamine 2-epimerase, giving the protein MKVLVVFGTRPEAIKMAPLVLALAADPAFETRVCVTAQHREMLDQVLRLFAIVPDYDLDIMRPAQGLGEITSRILTGMQPVLDDFRPDVVLVHGDTTTTLAASLAAFYQHIPVGHVEAGLRTGDLSSPWPEEANRKLTGHLARWHFAPTDNARANLLAEGLPAARIAVTGNTVIDALFWVWDRVMSNAGLRASLDERYAFLDGVQKMILVTGHRRESFGDGFKRICAALARIALDHPDVQVVYPVHLNPNVSEPVNRMLSGIANIKLIDPQDYLPFVYLMNRATIILTDSGGIQEEAPSLGKAVLVMRDTTERPEAVAAGTVRLVGTDEQAIHQAVSQLLNDAQAYQRMSRAHNPYGDGHACERIITVLKKDSR
- the wzzE gene encoding ECA polysaccharide chain length modulation protein encodes the protein MTPASSPSSAGRGQAIDNELDLRGLLCVLWRGKVTVIAYALAFALGALIYSFVARQEWTAIAITDKPTMNVQGGYFSQQQFLRNLDVKNTALPTSDTPSIADEAYQEFLRQLASYDTRWDFWLASPYYQTRKKGDAHADAVLLDELINAIQFLPRDEVKKLPDSARLVAETAPDANQLLRRYVDFANQRAANHLNEDVMAAWAARTVSLKAQVKRQEAVAAAVYQREQQQLNQALKLALTQGIDRSRTDVAAENLPQSEMFLLGHPLLQARLDALQAAGPAYDTDYDQNRAMLTTLNVGPVLNKSFKTYRYLRTPEEPVKRDKPRRLFLLVLWGAVGMLLGAGVALARRR